In Monodelphis domestica isolate mMonDom1 chromosome 1, mMonDom1.pri, whole genome shotgun sequence, the sequence TTGGTGGtagtaaagaaagaagaaaggactctGTTAATTCATTTAAATAGAAACTTTTCTAAATTCAATCTTACTCCTAAGATTACCTCTTTTGGGGGGTGGGATTTATAACCTGTAAGACAAAAGGAGGATGGGGGTCTGATTTTGTAGTAGGTAGATTGAGCCTACAGAAATAGCCTTTTGTTAGTTGTCTAGTAAAATTGGAAGAGCTGAGTCCATACTGACTATGCTCTtagatgtgaccttgggcaaatcacttcatcagATCTGGGCTTCATTTCAGTTTtgctgatctgtaaaatgaagaagtcttATTAGGTATATTTAAGGGCTTTTAAAGGACTTTGTAATCCTAGACTTTTAGCTTGTTTTAACCAGTATATCACATTTGCCTTATTTAATAATTTAGAGATAATGATATGATTTATAGCTTGAAGGGTAACTTaggaggtcatctagcccaacccttcattttacagatgtggaaattgcaACCCAGCCCAGGAAGGGcaaaattacttgcccaaagtcatatccATGTGAAGGAGCAAACCTAGCTAGGCCAttgtgttcagttgtttcagtcctgttgGACTCTTTgtgcccatttggagttttcttgacacaaatatttgttttttccttctctagctccttttaacagatgaggaaacaagcagatatgattaagtgactttcttagagtcaaagaactaggaagtgtttgggtcaagatttgaacttaggtcttcctaactccagatatagcactgtatccactgtgccatctagataCCTAATTTAAATCTCTTGACCACTAAATTCAGATCTACTACCTTAGGCTGTCTCAAAGGAAGTACTCTTCAACTGTTTGAGGTTATTTTGACACTTTCTCAATCAAGAATAAGCCTACCATAGCCTTTTTGTTACTACCTTAAGCTTTTTTTATGCTTCCTTACATTTAGAGACCTAActtcccaaaatatttattttgatacTCCTTTGATTTGTTATAAACACAAAATAGAGTTTAACCACAATTAAGTCACACCATGGTTAAAATTTTGTCTTAGTTGAGAAATTGTGTAATTGACTTTAtccatcattatttatttataaatttttttctagaaatttatttaattgaagttatttttccatggttccatgattcatattcttgcctttccctcctcccttccttagccaatgagcaattcaactgggttttacatgtatcattgatcaaatcctatttccatataattaatatttgcaatagaatgatcacttagagtctacttccctaatcatatccccatcgaactatgTATTGAGCCACCATTATTGATGGAAGAAACAATTGTACCATCTCCCAAAATATCTGAAGAAAAAGTAGTGTTATTTTTTTATAGGCAAATGTTTCAAATGAACCTGAAAcaggaattttgttttattttctaacaGAATGTTGGCTACCAGGGTCTTTGGCCTGATTGGCAGGCGTGCTATTTCAACCTCTGCATGTGTTCGATCCCATGGTAGgtacttttttccttccccccctccccctccaagtATTTGCATAAATTTCAGGGAAATGTTGTCAGGTAACAATTGGTACAGAGTGTGAATTCCAGCATATACTGCCTTATTTTCACTGGTTCTTGCCCTCCATCTGTCCCTAGTCCTGTGCTCCTTAGATCAGATGGGCCTCCACAAAAAAGCCTTTCCTTGGGAATgcttagatttttctgaaatcaatgaaaaatccTTTGTTCATATTGGACTAAGGGCCTTGTATCAGAGACACAAAAATTTAAATGTTCTTGCTCCCAAAAAGTGTGCCATATTGAAGTAGACATGTATGCTTAATAGCCATTACAAAATATATGCCAAGTAATCTTGAGTATTGGCACTAATAGCTGGGGGAATCAGAAAAAAGGGTTCAAgtcagaggtggcatttgagctgaattcacaaggaaagaaggaattttgAGTTGTAGGTAAGGAGGAAGTTCATCTGAAGTTTGCTACATgagatgtatttttatatatggaaCAGAAAGGAGTCTAGTTTTGTTGGGTTGAAGAGTGAATGAAGGGAAATTGTGCATAATGCAGCTAGGAAGGTGGTAGATTAGACCCAGCTTATTAAAGCtacttttgcttttaatttttaatttattacagagaagagattttatttttttaaatactttttttactagttctgaattctctcccaccCAATGAGAAAGCAATAAAAGCAAAGTCTATTATAGAAAAGTACAGTCATGCAAAACTTCTGTATTAACCATGTTTTCCTTGGCTGCTGCACCTACCAGTTCTCTAGCTGGAGGTGGATAATACGATTTAGCATGAATCCTTTGCAATTAGGATGAGtccattgtgttgatcagagttactaagtttttcaaagttggtTATCTTTAGAATATGTTTGTTACTGTGTagattgttcttctggttctgttcactttgcatcagttcatacaggttttcccagatttttctgaaacatcCTATTTATATGAGAGATTTTAGCTATCAGATAGGAACTTgtctttgatcctagaggtaacaaCAGAAAATAAACAGTGGAGTTTATTTACCAGTAAGTAAAATAAGCAGTTAGGGAATAAATATTAAGGTAGACCTATCTTGTCCCATCTTTAAGGCCATTAACATCTTAGAATACAGAttttcagttctaaggcagaagagtggtaaggtctaggcaattggaattaagtgacttgcccagcgtcacacattTAAGAAGTgttcaaggtcagatttgaacccaggacatcccatctccaagCATGGCTCtatcactgagccaccaagctgtctCTATAAACACCTTTAAGGCACTACCACCCATAAAGATGCTTTACAGGAAGGCTTCTATTAAAATAGAGGATCTTTGACCTTAAAACTGGAAAGTGACATTGGGAATCATTTAGTCCTCTAGGCCTGCCAACTACTTGAGCTAAGGATTTACAAGTGTAAAGAAATATGTAACTTAATTGAAtgtaaattataaaaatgtaaatttataaaAGTTTTCTGGAGAGCCTCTGCTATAAGTTCGGGTCCATGATCTAGTCCAAGCCTCCCTTTTTccaaaggcaaagaaaatgaaaataatttgccAAAAGTCCCGTGGATAATTAGCAACTgcacaatttgaactcaggttttctaacTCCCTATTTGTCAAAATAAGGGACAGGGAGGCAGAGGAAGGTGAGGGAAGGAAAGTCATCAAGAGATAGAACATTATTCCCGAAAGGAAGATAGAACAATAGCAGAAAAAGCatactatatttaaaaattttgcctcAGGCCAGTTGTATCCTAATAGATTTGTCATTATGAGGGTCTGGATGAGTCAGAGAGGAAGGACTCTTTTTCCTTACTTAAACTTAAATCATAAACTACATTGTAGTtttctaaaagaaatgataaatgagaTTGATAAGCAAAAGGTCATTGATTTTAGGAGAATGAGAGTAAGCACAATTGGAAAAAATCTGTTATCCTGATGTTAAAAAGGATGGAGAATAAAGTCTTCCCCCCTGTAGGTCAGTGAACTTGATTCACTTTCTGTTGATTATAGAATATTATTAATGGGATGGGGGGGAGCATTTAAAAAAGGCAATCAGTGATCAatcatcaaacatttactagGCCCTTAATATGTTCCAGGCAATATACTAAATGTTGAcaatacagagaaaggcagaaataattcCTACCCTcagaagagtttacattcagatgGGCAAGACAGCaggtaaataaatatgtacaagatACATTCAGTTAGGTGGAAGGCAACCTTAGAGAGGAAGTCTCTGGTAGTTGGGAAAAACCAGTATAATTTCAGTAGGAATAGATGTCAATGTTTTTTTCAGGTTTTGACTAAGTTACTAAAGTggcagatacacacacacacacacacacacacatatgtttacCTCAATACACGCGTATATATACCCTTATAGTTTATCTAGATTTTTAGCAAAACTTTTGATAaagtctgtcatcttttttttttttataagatggAGGATTGATGTCACTTAGGAGGTCTTTGGCAGACTGCCTCCAGAATCTTTATCCCTTTGCTATTTTACATTTATACCAGTGCTAGGACATTAGCCTGGAAAAAGAGGAGTCCTGGGAGAGACATGGTGGATGTCATCAAGTATCTAAAAGATTGTTATAGGAAAGAAGGGTTAGACTTCTTGTGTTCCTTCTCAGGGAGCAGAATAAGAGTGTGACAAGTTGAAATTGTAGAGGGAGATTTAGTTTTgatgttatgaagattttcttcATAGCAATTTGATCTAACATTAGAATGACTGGGCTACCTTTGGGAGTAGTGGGTTCCTTCTTATTTGAGCCTTATAAGCTAAAGCTAGATGTCTGTTTGACAGGGAGAGAGTTCTTTCTTGGATATAggctggattagatgacttctgtgGCCCTCTCCAACTTTCAGTATTATTTTGGTGTCCTTTGTCATATCACTTAAGATCATGTATGTAGAGCATCTAATCTAATTTCCTCATGCtacagatgagacaactgagacccagaaagctTTTGGGACAGACAGGAGAAAGTAGCAAAGTAGCATTTGAATCATTCCTGATTGTAAATTTGGTACTATTTTTGTTACCTGCTTTACTAACTTAAAAggtcaaagaattagaattcaacTCCACTGTAGGTCAGAAAGGCTTTCATGAGTTAGTCTGCAAACTGAACAATAGTTTATGATGAGTTCATACAATCAACTTGCAAATGTACTTTTGGAACACAACTGTCTTGTCACTTAAGGACTGTCTTAAAATAGCCAAAGGGATGTGGGAAAGACTTgagatatctttttcttttctctttattggtATTAGTTTTATTCCAGCATGTCTGAAGTTTTTTAGCtatatttcatttccttattttttctgtatttccttccttttaataaTAAGCAGGTGTTGTGAAGACTGAAGATTATAGTCTTCCAAGTTATGTTGATCGTCGTGACTATCCCCTGCCGGATGTGGCCCATGTCAGAAACCTTTCTTCCAGCCAGAAGGccttaaaagagaaggaaaagaaagcatgGAATGACCtgtccaatgaagaaaaaattgagtgtaggtatttattaagtcaataaacatttattaagcacttactttgtaaTAGACActaaacactgggaatacaatTGCAAGAGACAGTTAGACAgtttttgtcctcaaggagcttctaatctaatggagaagacaacaaataattatgtacaaacaagctatagacaaataggaaataatcagaaggaaggcactagaattaagaagaatagggaaaagcttcctgtagaaagttAGAGATTTAAGCTGGGACTTGATAGAATCAAAAGGCAGTGATAAAGAGGGAGataaagataaagagggagagcattccagatatAGGAGATTTAGCCAGAGAAAAGGTaggaatggtgtgtgtgtgtgtgtgtgtgtgtgtgtgtgtgtgtgtgtgtgtgtgtgtgtgtgtgtgtgtgtgtagttctTATGCTAAGCTAGGTTAAGAAAGACTTTAAGCACTATGGTCAATTCATTTTGGCCTTTGTTAACTTTTACCCTTTTAAATGAACTACTTTGAGATCTTCATACACTATTTCTGACATATCACCAGAATTGAAGGAGCTTCCTTGTTCATTAATGACCGTATAGATCCAAATAGATATCATCTACTTTAGGAAAGGTAGGAGAGGCAACCAGCTTAAAGAGAAAGATGGTTCCCATCATCCCTCCCTTATTCGAATCTTCCCACTGTTCTGGAAAGTTGGATAGTGTCTAGTTCTTACAAGGTGTGGATCAATTTTTTATGTTGTAGGTAACCAGAATGTGAGAAATCCCAACTTAAGTGGCACTTCATTTTAGAGTCCTCCAAAATATATCACTATTCTCTTCAATATGGATAGTTGAAAGTTGATTGTAAAGGAATGAGGGAGAAGTAGTTGAGGCAATCAtgctttttttaagttcttaaatCCTTGTAGTCTGGATGGATTAGCTTTAAGTAAAGCTCCTTCCAAAATCCTTTGGagctatttttttaatatggaaatttACTACCCTTTTACTTTTTCTATAGTGTAGAACACAGTTTCATAGTTTAAGTGTATTaaggaaatataaattattttagcaTATTTTCTAGTTTGATATGTTCTATAATGTTTTTTACTCAGAAAAAGGCCTACTCCCAATTTGTTACTATTTTCATAGACCTGAGAATGGATTACCTATTCCTGTCATACAaacaaaattttgaaaataattagaCTTTGAAGATCTGTTTGCTCATTGGGGTAGGAATTCCCTTCCTAAAGCTTGTCAAAACCCCTCTAAGACTTGGTAGAAAGTCGTTTGGAGTTGTCATTGCTAAAAAATTTACTCTGTGGGCAGCCTAGTCGTGAGCTGCTTAACTTAACCTGAGCTGGTCCTTAGCTTGATATGTTCTATCACAGTTTACTCTCTGTTGGCGTAACTTTTGAAAACTCAGTTTCACTTATCTGCTTCAAAACAACCTTATGGGATCAGTTATATGTGTaatataaatgtttgctagatgaagaatctgaagcTTGAGTCACAAAACAGATGAATATTAGAGCTGTAACTCAGATTCAAATCTTAATCTGTGTAAAAGAGATTTGTGCATCTTTTAGTCATCTAGATGGAGCACTGGTCCCTTCTGGTTACAGGGATTCAGTTGCCTTGACTGTGTATTCTAACTCTGGGCTTGCTGTTGTtcatagaaaggaaaactgagaacaAGTAagcacaatggaaaaaaaaaacaagtctacATGGGTAGACTTATGGACCATATGagcaattttgattcttcagaaaTTATAATGTCCAAGATGATGTTTAGAGTATAGCTTGAAACATTGGATATGTTTCACTGTTTCCAGAATCTAGCCCagtttattatcttatttgattctggGTCTAGttgtagaatttaaaaataaatacaatattagtctagattcctattttaaaaacaacaacttttctttctctttttagtgTATCACATTAAATTCAACGAGACCTTTGCTAAAATGAATAAACCTACAAATGAATGGAAAACAATTTTAGGAGCTGCAATGTTCTTCATTGGCTTTAGTGCTATAATTGTCATGTGGGAGAAGCGTTTTGGTAAGTAATGAAATGAGATCTTTTCTTTGTTTCGAGCAGAGGTGTTGCACTCATTGCCTGAAATCTAATTGGGAAGTAAATGTACAATGTGTCATAGATAATGTTACTTTGTGGTTTCGAAGTCAGTATGTGACCAAAGGAGTCCTCTCTCAGTTTGGATCCTTGTGCTTTAAGAGCACTCTAAAAGATGGAAACTGATTCTTAACTGCATGAAGATCTGACTTAACTCACATATCTTTCAACAATATGCCTATATCCTTTGCAGTTTTCCACAGCACACATCTTTTTTCACATTGATTTTTCATAAACTATCATGGTAGGTAGACCAAGtgttatgtccattttatagaggagaaaactgtgCCTTAGCACCCACCCCATTATACTATGCTGCTGTTGCTAAAGAGGTTGTTTTGTCAATAGGGAGTCAGATATCTTAAATGACCTTTCATCCAGGATAGGATAAATACTCCTGAATTATAGTTGACCAAATACTTTaagtatttgcaaagtgctttatatgaaATACTCACTATGCCTTAAAAGGTGGAATGCTTTGTTTCTTAAATAGCCT encodes:
- the LOC100018068 gene encoding cytochrome c oxidase subunit 4 isoform 1, mitochondrial isoform X2 codes for the protein MLATRVFGLIGRRAISTSACVRSHGVVKTEDYSLPSYVDRRDYPLPDVAHVRNLSSSQKALKEKEKKAWNDLSNEEKIELYHIKFNETFAKMNKPTNEWKTILGAAMFFIGFSAIIVMWEKRFVYGPIPHTFSEDWVAMQTQRMLDMKVGPIQGFSSNWDYDKKEWKK
- the LOC100018068 gene encoding cytochrome c oxidase subunit 4 isoform 1, mitochondrial isoform X1, which translates into the protein MLATRVFGLIGRRAISTSACVRSHAGVVKTEDYSLPSYVDRRDYPLPDVAHVRNLSSSQKALKEKEKKAWNDLSNEEKIELYHIKFNETFAKMNKPTNEWKTILGAAMFFIGFSAIIVMWEKRFVYGPIPHTFSEDWVAMQTQRMLDMKVGPIQGFSSNWDYDKKEWKK